The following proteins are encoded in a genomic region of Cricetulus griseus strain 17A/GY chromosome 7, alternate assembly CriGri-PICRH-1.0, whole genome shotgun sequence:
- the Zscan10 gene encoding zinc finger and SCAN domain-containing protein 10 isoform X2 translates to MLAEAIPDALEQEQVREVKLEEDDAPLEEDPRLAEARPRPEVAHQLFRCFQYQEDMGPRASLGRLRELCNHWLRPALHTKKQILELLVLEQFLSVLPPHVLSRLQGQPLRDGEEVVQLLEGVPKDCSHVGPLDFSFSAGKSASAAIISEEQHSPSQVPIHSPKRELPSEETPAVNLLNEVPLSEPVPTRPAEPEEWRLAPSSNWPVSPEPQGMLQEPQESHPSQGPSWLEVNSRDQELAAVLESLTFDDTSEKKAWPENPLEFRSRVPDKEEVKVEEPKATIWPVIISSESQAEGPGVTEEPLSQTLGQEASAVGEGTPAGSSDAAVEVSAAADATESETQSQFICSECGVNFPQSSSLQAHQLQSHSGSRSQPSSRSQSSSRSFMCLWCGKTFGRSSILKLHVRIHTDERPHACHLCSHRFRQRSHLAKHMLTHSSEPAFRCAECDQGFQRRSSLIRHLLAHSHEQNPKADPEGKRKVPEKAVVLCSHCGQTFQRRSSLKRHLRIHAKGKDHQSSEDPGSLSSCQESKPYVCSDCGKAFRRSEHLMTHKRVHTGERPFSCHACARCFTQSSQLISHQKVHTGEKPHVCPQCSKRFVRRAGLARHLLTHGGLRPYHCGQCDKSFTQMRDLTRHLRCHTGEKPCRCSECGEGFSQSAHLARHQRIHTGEKPHACDTCGHRFRNSSNLARHRRSHTGERPYSCPTCGRSFRRNAHLQRHLVTHTASKQEMEDPQECPECGKIFSRSCNLLRHLLVHTGARPYSCVLCGRGFSRNSHLLRHLRTHARETLY, encoded by the exons ATGCTGGCAGAAGCAATCCCAGATGCTCTGGAACAAGAGCAGGTTAGAGAAGTGAAGCTGGAGGAGGATGATGCGCCTCTCGAGGAGGACCCTAGGCTGGCAGAGGCCAGGCCTCGGCCCGAGGTGGCTCACCAGCTCTTCAGatgcttccagtaccaggaagaTATGGGGCCGCGGGCATCCCTGGGCCGGCTCCGGGAACTCTGCAACCACTGGCTGCGGCCGGCACTGCATACCAAGAAGCAGATTCTGGAGCTGCTAGTCCTGGAGCAGTTCCTCAGCGTCCTGCCCCCACATGTCCTGAGCCGCCTGCAGGGCCAGCCACTCAGAGATGGAGAGGAGGTGGTACAGTTGCTGGAGGGCGTGCCCAAAGACTGCAGCCACGTGGGGCCACTG GATTTTAGCTTCAGTGCTGGCAAGAGTGCCTCTGCGGCCATCATCTCGGAGGAACAGCATAGCCCTTCCCAGGTCCCTATCCACAGCCCCAAAAGGGAGCTGCCCTCGGAAGAGACTCCAGCCGTGAATCTGTTGAATGAAGTACCCCTATCTGAGCCAGTGCCCACCAGACCTGCTGAACCTGAGGAGTGGAGACTTGCCCCAAGTTCAaattggccagtgagcccagagCCCCAGGGGATGCTCCAGGAGCCGCAAGAAAGCC ACCCCTCCCAGGGCCCCTCATGGCTTGAGGTGAATTCCAGAGACCAAGAGCTGGCAGCTGTGTTG GAGTCTCTTACCTTTGATGATACCTCAGAGAAGAAAGCTTGGCCTGAAAACCCTCTTG AATTTAGGAGCAGAGTGCCTGACAAGGAGGAAGTTAAAGTTGAAGAGCCTAAAGCGACTATTTGGCCTGTCATCATTTCATCAGAGTCCCAGGCTGAGGGCCCTGGAGTCACAGAAGAGCCTCTTTCCCAGACACTGGGGCAGGAGGCAAGTGCTGTCGGGGAAGGGACCCCTGCTGGCAGCAGTGACGCTGCAGTGGAGGTGAGCGCAGCTGCAGATGCCACAGAGTCCGAGACACAGTCGCAGTTTATATGCTCAGAGTGCGGAGTGAACTTCCCGCAGTCGTCCAGCCTACAGGCCCATCAGCTACAGTCTCACTCGGGCTCTCGATCTCAGCCAAGCTCTCGATCTCAGTCAAGCTCTCGGTCCTTCATGTGTCTGTGGTGCGGGAAGACTTTTGGGCGCAGCTCCATCCTCAAGTTGCATGTGCGAATACACACCGATGAGCGGCCACACGCCTGTCACCTCTGCAGCCACCGTTTCCGCCAGAGGTCTCATCTGGCGAAGCACATGCTAACACATTCCTCCGAGCCTGCCTTCCGGTGTGCTGAGTGTGATCAGGGCTTCCAGCGTCGCTCCAGCCTCATACGGCACCTGCTGGCACATTCCCACGAACAAAATCCCAAGGCAGACCCAGAAGGCAAGAGAAAAGTGCCAGAGAAGGCAGTTGTTCTCTGTTCCCACTGCGGGCAGACCTTCCAAAGGCGCTCTAGCTTGAAGCGTCACCTGCGCATCCATGCAAAGGGCAAGGACCATCAGTCCTCGGAAGACCCTGGCAGCCTTAGCTCTTGCCAGGAGAGCAAACCCTATGTGTGCAGTGACTGTGGTAAGGCTTTCCGACGAAGCGAGCACCTGATGACCCACAAGCGAGTCCACACTGGCGAACGACCTTTTTCCTGCCATGCCTGTGCCCGCTGCTTCACCCAAAGCTCTCAGCTGATCAGCCACCAGAAGGTGCACACAGGTGAGAAGCCTCACGTCTGTCCCCAGTGCAGCAAGCGCTTTGTGAGACGTGCGGGCCTTGCCCGCCATCTGTTGACCCATGGTGGCCTCCGGCCTTACCACTGTGGCCAGTGTGACAAAAGTTTCACCCAAATGCGAGACCTGACCCGCCACCTGCGCTgccacacaggagagaagccctGCCGATGCAGCGAGTGTGGAGAGGGGTTCAGCCAGAGTGCCCACTTGGCACGCCACCAACGCATCCACACGGGAGAGAAGCCCCACGCCTGTGACACCTGTGGTCACCGCTTCCGAAACAGCTCCAACTTGGCCCGCCACCGCCGCAGCCACACGGGTGAACGGCCCTACAGTTGCCCAACCTGCGGTCGCAGTTTCCGGCGCAATGCGCACCTACAGCGCCACCTGGTCACACACACAGCGTCAAAGCAAGAGATGGAAGACCCCCAGGAGTGCCCAGAGTGTGGCAAGATCTTCAGTCGCAGCTGCAACTTGCTACGCCATCTACTGGTCCACACAGGCGCAAGACCCTACTCCTGTGTGCTGTGTGGCCGTGGCTTTAGCCGCAATTCGCACCTGCTGCGCCACCTGCGAACCCACGCCCGGGAGACGCTGTACTAG
- the LOC103162686 gene encoding uncharacterized protein LOC103162686: MDGTKSLSDRAGEVETRNEAEEILAQAERTQAQAELARAQAEKILVQAEVIRAQAELTQAQNELTQAHAEKILVKAEEVLAQAKEILAQGQLTKALAEEVLDQAEDVLDQAEEVIAQAVLTQAKDQNQNQMEESQTKESQAVREHSKAKDQSQDKTKDSQDEAKGDWDKQKSQDQPKALKWIWCKIQHFFKKLKEIFKCLC, encoded by the exons ATGGATGGCACCAAG AGTCTCTCTGACagagctggggaagtggagaccaGGAATGAGGCTGAGGAGATCCTAGCCCAGGCTGAGCGGACCCAAGCCCAGGCTGAGTTGGCCCGAGCCCAAGCTGAGAAGATCCTAGTCCAGGCTGAGGTTATCCGAGCCCAGGCTGAGTTGACACAAGCCCAGAATGAGTTGACCCAAGCCCATGCTGAGAAGATCCTAGTCAAAGCTGAGGAAGTCCTAGCCCAGGCTAAGGAGATCCTAGCCCAGGGTCAGTTGACCAAAGCCCTGGCTGAGGAGGTCCTAGACCAGGCTGAAGATGTCCTAGACCAGGCTGAAGAAGTCATAGCCCAGGCCGTGTTGACCCAAGCTAAggatcaaaaccaaaaccagatgGAAGAGAGCCAAACCAAAGAGAGTCAAGCTGTGAGAGAACACAGCAAAGCTAAAGATCAGAGCCAAGACAAGACCAAAGATAGCCAAGATGAGGCCAAGGGAGATTGGGACAAACAGAAGAGCCAAGATCAGCCCAAAGCTCTAAAATGGATTTGGTGCAAAATCCAGCATTTCTTTAAGAAGTTGAAGGAAATTTTTAAATGCCTTTGTTAA